One window from the genome of Roseomonas haemaphysalidis encodes:
- a CDS encoding ABC transporter ATP-binding protein has product MVVTTASLATHGLAFAHPGARRPVFEELSVTLRPGHPLIILGPNGVGKSTLLRCLAGLALPTRGTVTFAGMPLRGLNDAQRARRIAFMAQSEAETFAFTVADIVLTGRAAHLGLFHRPGKADRGRAARALHRLGIGHFAARSMHELSGGEQQMVRMARALVQDSPVRLLDEPMAHLDLANQRQVLDVVRALASEGLAIGMSSHDPSHALACGGDVLLLGRTRAVAGPVEQIIAPALLKEAYGLPIDVLRTERGRDVAVPDFGGPSSAARYLSRRPDP; this is encoded by the coding sequence GTGGTCGTGACCACCGCGTCGCTGGCCACGCACGGCCTTGCCTTCGCGCATCCCGGCGCGCGGCGCCCGGTGTTCGAGGAACTGAGCGTGACCCTGCGGCCCGGTCACCCGCTGATCATTCTCGGCCCCAACGGGGTCGGCAAGTCGACCTTGCTGCGGTGCCTCGCTGGCTTGGCTCTTCCCACCCGCGGGACGGTGACCTTCGCCGGGATGCCGCTGCGCGGTCTGAACGACGCACAGCGGGCGCGGCGCATCGCCTTCATGGCGCAAAGCGAAGCGGAAACATTTGCCTTCACCGTGGCCGACATCGTGCTGACCGGCCGCGCGGCGCATCTCGGGCTGTTCCATCGCCCCGGCAAGGCCGACCGCGGGCGGGCGGCGCGGGCGCTGCACCGGCTCGGCATCGGCCACTTCGCGGCGCGCTCCATGCATGAGCTCAGCGGGGGCGAGCAGCAGATGGTGCGCATGGCACGCGCCCTGGTCCAGGACAGCCCGGTGCGGCTGCTGGACGAACCCATGGCGCACCTGGACCTCGCCAACCAACGGCAGGTGCTGGACGTGGTCCGGGCCCTGGCGTCGGAGGGCCTCGCCATCGGGATGAGCAGCCACGACCCCAGCCACGCCCTGGCCTGCGGTGGCGACGTGCTGCTGCTGGGGCGCACCCGGGCGGTCGCGGGTCCCGTGGAGCAGATCATCGCCCCGGCTTTGTTGAAGGAGGCATATGGTCTGCCGATCGACGTCCTTCGCACGGAGCGGGGGCGCGATGTGGCGGTGCCGGACTTTGGCGGGCCATCCTCGGCAGCGCGCTATCTCAGCCGGCGGCCGGACCCATGA
- the tsaA gene encoding tRNA (N6-threonylcarbamoyladenosine(37)-N6)-methyltransferase TrmO, translating to MTRKDQIRPGEQAVAVPDRIDAGLVFVGRIHTPWTDRLQCPRQGRLDGPICRVEVFPPWAPAILDGVELSARLELLYWLHLSRRDLVLQSPASDGKTRGTFSIRSPVRPNPIGSSVVVLRGREGSTLLVQGLDCLDGTPLLDIKPDRSDFKPPAPRQPGDDDVLVSR from the coding sequence ATGACGCGCAAGGATCAGATCAGGCCGGGCGAGCAGGCCGTCGCTGTGCCGGACCGCATCGATGCTGGTCTGGTGTTCGTGGGCCGCATCCACACGCCCTGGACGGACCGGCTGCAATGTCCCCGCCAGGGCCGCTTGGATGGGCCAATCTGCCGGGTGGAGGTGTTCCCGCCCTGGGCACCCGCGATCCTGGACGGTGTGGAACTGAGCGCACGCCTGGAACTGCTCTACTGGCTGCACCTGTCCCGGCGGGACCTCGTGCTGCAAAGCCCGGCGAGCGATGGCAAGACGCGCGGAACCTTCTCCATCCGCTCGCCGGTGCGGCCGAACCCCATCGGCTCCTCGGTCGTGGTGCTGCGCGGACGGGAGGGTTCGACACTGCTGGTGCAAGGACTAGATTGCCTGGACGGCACGCCATTGCTCGACATCAAGCCCGATCGCTCGGACTTCAAGCCACCGGCACCACGCCAGCCTGGCGACGACGACGTCCTCGTATCGCGGTGA
- a CDS encoding winged helix-turn-helix domain-containing protein: MTKPELSLRVDFGARRLGPGKVKLLEAISKEGSISAAARQLDMSYKRAWDLVNDLNQTFGTPVVATAAGGRAGGGASLTPMGEDIVACYRAIERDALKAAKRHLSALARHVAG; the protein is encoded by the coding sequence ATGACCAAGCCCGAGCTGAGCCTTCGCGTCGATTTCGGTGCCCGCCGCCTGGGGCCTGGCAAAGTGAAGCTGCTGGAAGCGATCTCGAAGGAGGGATCGATTTCTGCTGCGGCACGGCAGCTCGACATGTCCTACAAGCGCGCATGGGACCTGGTGAACGACCTGAACCAGACCTTCGGAACCCCGGTGGTGGCCACGGCCGCGGGGGGCCGCGCGGGCGGTGGTGCGTCCCTGACGCCGATGGGGGAGGACATCGTCGCATGTTACCGTGCCATCGAGCGTGACGCGCTGAAGGCGGCCAAACGTCATCTGAGTGCGCTCGCCCGCCACGTGGCTGGCTAG